Within the Desulfatibacillum aliphaticivorans DSM 15576 genome, the region GGCGATCCCACGCCAAGGTTTGATTGATCAATTTTTTCAGGAGGGGCCGTTGGTGTTGTTGGAATCAGAATATTCATTCAGGGGTAAAAACTCTATTCAACCAGTCAATCAGTTCGTCGGCTTCCTTAACGCCGGGTTCCAGAAATTTCGCTGTTATTGCTTTTCCATAGGGATACCCTGGCTCCTCCTGCCATGCAAGCCATGTATGGATTCTTGCCTTGGGTTCTCTTATTGCAGAGAACCTTTGTTCCTCGTCAGGAATGCCCTCTATGCTTTTTATTACGTGTTCATATAGCTGCGAGTCCGGCGGAATGAGAAAAGCCAGGAAATCTTCCAGGATTCCGTCGATTTGGTTATTGGGCATAATCCACAGGCCTATTCTTGGAAGCAATTTGTCATCAGGAGGGTCCAAAATAGTTCCTTGAGGATCCGGAAGGGCGGGTAAGTTATCGTACCCCGCCAAATCAAGCCGGTTTCGAATTGCTTGCCATCGAGCGCCTATATCCGTGTCGGCATCAACAATGACTGCTACTATATCTCCCTCGTCGCATGCTTTCAGTTCAACAGGCAATAGTTCTTGTAGTGCGTCTATACCGCAATGTTGCTTGATTCGGTCTAACTTTGGTCCATTTTTTGTTCCGCAGAGGTGCTTGATAACATGTTCATCATCGACGCCTTCAACCCAAAGAGTCTTTTTTGACGGCATTTTATCGCACCTCAATTTGGTTTTGGGTGGCTATAAGCAATTCGTTTTCATTAAAAATGGTTGGTATAATCTCGTCGCCTTTTCGGGACAGTTTAATCAAGACTCCTTCTTCGGGATCTTCATTGGCGACCTTCTGGAATGCTTTTATCGCATCCCAACTATGGGAAGTTGCAATTACCTGCACATCAAGCTGCGTGGATAATTTAAAAATGGCACGCCATACATCCTCTTGCACGCTGTAGTGCATTCCATTCTCAAACTCATCGATCAGCAGCATGCCTCCCCGGGCGTTGACCAATGACAGCACGATTCCAAAAAGGCGGTTCAAACCGTCGCCGAACGAACGCAACGGAACCGGAGATATAAGGCCGTCTACACGAACAATCGCTTTTCTTTGGCTTTGTCTTCCCTCTCCGCCAATCATGGAAACAGCCTTAATCCGTTTGTCCACAATTTGAAGAGCGGAAACAATGTCTTTTTCAAGGTCGGAAAGAGCAATTTTGTCCCAAAGGGGACCAAGCGTCGATGTTTTCTCCCCACCATATGGACTTACATAAATACAAGGAAAAGGCATGTCGTCCAATACCACCGGACGAATTATCGGACGGTATAGGCTTTGTTGTATTCTTTGTAAAGTGAGGAAACGTTTGCCACTAGAGGTGATGATCTCCACGCCAGGTATAACGTCATTACCTTCATCAAACAAATGTCCCTGGACAGGAACCCATTTGTTGATTCCATCCTGTACTTGCTCTTCTGAGAACCAGGCTGCTCTTATTGACAGCATTAGGTTGGCTTGCAAACCATCCGATTTTATCTCAATTGGCAAGATATTGTCTGAGAACGCCGGGAAACCACGGAATAAACTTCCTAATAGAAATTCATCTTGAAAGTTTGAAGAGTTGTCTTGTGGCCCCCTTCCTCTGGCAATAACTTCGCGCAAATCAAGAATGTTTGAAATAACTGATATAGTTGCATCAGAAGAAAGAAGCCGGATAGCCTCAATAAGAGATGATTTTCCTGTATTATTTTTTCCTGTTATTAGATTTACTCTTCCAATACCTTCAATGGAGATATCCTTAAATGCACGAAAATTTTTTACATACAGATTTTCTATCTTAGGCTTCATGCCAGTGCTCCTTTGGAGTGGATGTAGAATTATATGCCTTCAGCCATACCATAGTGAAAAGGAAAATGGCAATCCGTATGTTTTTACCGCACTGATTTTTCAATGAATTTGTATTGGAGATTGTTGGGATTGCTGAACCAAAAGATGGTCCGGCCGAGGCGATGTATGGCGGCATCGCCCCGGCCGGGCTGGGCATGGCGCCCCCAGGGGACGGAGGGGGCTTTGTGCGAATCGCTTAGATGAGCTCCCTAACGATTGCCGCGACATCATCCCGGGTAACGGTAAAAGGATGAGAAGGGGTGCAGTAGTCGTTAAAGGCGTCTTCCACGATTCGGGGCATGGCTTGTTCAACCTGTTCGCGTGCAACGCCCAGGTCCTGGAGGCAGGAAGGGAGACCCAGGCGCACTTTAAAAGCCTCGACGGCCGCAATAAGAGCGGCGGCTGAACGTTGGGGATCGTCAAACCCAAGGCCCAGCATTCCGGCGAGGTCGGCGTAACGGCGGGTTACGCCTTGGTTTTTCAGGTTGAAGGCCATGACCGATGGCAGGACCAGAGCGTTGGCCCTGCCATGGGGAATATGAAAAATGGCGCCCAGGCTGTGGGCGATGCTGTGATTGATCCCCAGGCCTGAGTGATTGAAAGCCAAGCCCGCGAGGGACGCGGCGATCTGCATGTTTTCTTTGGCGCAGCGGCTGTCAGCGGATTCAAAAGCCTGGACCAGGTTTGCAAATATCAGCTCAAATGCCTTGAGGGCGTAGGCGTCGCTGAAAGGGGTCGCGAGTAAGGACGTATAGGCTTCCATGGTATGGGTCAGGGCGTCGAATCCGCTGTCAGCCGTTACATTAGCCGGAGCCGTCAGGGTGAGAGAGACGTCCAGCACAGCCGCGTCCGGCTGCATCAAGTTGGACTGGATAACCCTTTTGGCGCCGGTTTCCGCGTCTGTGATCACCGTGTAATTGGTGACCTCCGACCCCGTGCCGCTGGTGGTCGGGACAGCCGCGAAATAGGGCTTTTTCAGGTGCTCGCCTGAAATGAATTGTTTTTTGATCTCCAGGCAAAAGTACATGATGGCTTTTGCCAGGTCGATGGCCGAGCCTCCGCCGATGGCCACGATCAGGTCCGGCTTTGCGTTGAAAATATGGACCAGACCCTCCTGCACCAGCGAATCGTCCGGGTTGGGCTTGACGTCGGAGAAAATCTTGTAGGGGACGCCTTGCTCCTTAAGATAAGCCTCCACGGGCGCCAACGCTCCCAGCTTGATCATAAAAGGATCGCTGGTCAGGCAGACCCGCTTGGGGCTCAGCTCCCGGAGGAAATCCACGATGCTTGTATCGTAGACGATTTTGGTCTGTTCGTTATGAATTCTCAAATCTCGGACCTTTTTAAATCTATTTCTCCGCCAGCGCTTTGCATGCGTTGGCGATTTCCAGCTCTTCGTTCGTGGGAACCACCCAAACCTGGACCGGGCTGTCAGGCGCGCTGATCCGGCCGGTTTTGCCTTTCAAAGCTGCGTTGGCTTCGCGATCCAGCACAATGCCCATGGGCTCCAGGCCTTCCAGACTTTTTTCGCGGACGGCAAAGTCGTTCTCCCCGATGCCGGCGGTGAAGGCGATGGCGTCCAGCCTGCCCAGCACGGCGTAATACGAGCCGATGTACTTTTTGATGCTGTAGCAGAGCATGTCCAGGGCCAGCCTGGCGTCGTCATCGCCGTTTTCTATGGCCTTATGGATGTCGCGCATGTCGTTCATGCCGCAAATTCCGGAAAGCCCGCTTTCCCGATCCAAAATGGATTGGATTTCCTTCACGGATCTGCCCGTGCAATCCGAAAGATAGCAGGGCAGGGCGGGGTCAATGTCGCCGCACCGGGTGCCCATGATCAGACCGGCCGTGGGGGTCATGCCCATGGAGGTTTCCCGGCAGACGCCGCCCTTGACGGCAGTCATGGAACTCCCGTTGCCCAGATGGCACACGATGTTGTTCATGGCCTCCATGGGCTTGCCGATAAGGTCGGCCAACTGCCGGGTGACGAACCGGTGGGACGTGCCGTGGAAGCCGTAGCGCCTCACCTTGTAATCCGCATAAAAG harbors:
- a CDS encoding DUF3226 domain-containing protein, which codes for MPSKKTLWVEGVDDEHVIKHLCGTKNGPKLDRIKQHCGIDALQELLPVELKACDEGDIVAVIVDADTDIGARWQAIRNRLDLAGYDNLPALPDPQGTILDPPDDKLLPRIGLWIMPNNQIDGILEDFLAFLIPPDSQLYEHVIKSIEGIPDEEQRFSAIREPKARIHTWLAWQEEPGYPYGKAITAKFLEPGVKEADELIDWLNRVFTPE
- a CDS encoding AAA family ATPase, giving the protein MKPKIENLYVKNFRAFKDISIEGIGRVNLITGKNNTGKSSLIEAIRLLSSDATISVISNILDLREVIARGRGPQDNSSNFQDEFLLGSLFRGFPAFSDNILPIEIKSDGLQANLMLSIRAAWFSEEQVQDGINKWVPVQGHLFDEGNDVIPGVEIITSSGKRFLTLQRIQQSLYRPIIRPVVLDDMPFPCIYVSPYGGEKTSTLGPLWDKIALSDLEKDIVSALQIVDKRIKAVSMIGGEGRQSQRKAIVRVDGLISPVPLRSFGDGLNRLFGIVLSLVNARGGMLLIDEFENGMHYSVQEDVWRAIFKLSTQLDVQVIATSHSWDAIKAFQKVANEDPEEGVLIKLSRKGDEIIPTIFNENELLIATQNQIEVR
- a CDS encoding iron-containing alcohol dehydrogenase, which produces MRIHNEQTKIVYDTSIVDFLRELSPKRVCLTSDPFMIKLGALAPVEAYLKEQGVPYKIFSDVKPNPDDSLVQEGLVHIFNAKPDLIVAIGGGSAIDLAKAIMYFCLEIKKQFISGEHLKKPYFAAVPTTSGTGSEVTNYTVITDAETGAKRVIQSNLMQPDAAVLDVSLTLTAPANVTADSGFDALTHTMEAYTSLLATPFSDAYALKAFELIFANLVQAFESADSRCAKENMQIAASLAGLAFNHSGLGINHSIAHSLGAIFHIPHGRANALVLPSVMAFNLKNQGVTRRYADLAGMLGLGFDDPQRSAAALIAAVEAFKVRLGLPSCLQDLGVAREQVEQAMPRIVEDAFNDYCTPSHPFTVTRDDVAAIVRELI
- a CDS encoding acetate/propionate family kinase; translated protein: MKILVINSGSSSLKYKLFDMTDSRVICAGLAERIGGDGACLTHTVYPGTDAQEKNRFKEPFDTHTKAIDKVAALLMEGDQPLVSSPQDLAAIGHRVAQGGETFKENCVVDQSVIDGIRENIVLAPLHNPANLAGIEAAMERFPSVPSVAVFDTQFSKDLPDYAYRYAVPQSFYADYKVRRYGFHGTSHRFVTRQLADLIGKPMEAMNNIVCHLGNGSSMTAVKGGVCRETSMGMTPTAGLIMGTRCGDIDPALPCYLSDCTGRSVKEIQSILDRESGLSGICGMNDMRDIHKAIENGDDDARLALDMLCYSIKKYIGSYYAVLGRLDAIAFTAGIGENDFAVREKSLEGLEPMGIVLDREANAALKGKTGRISAPDSPVQVWVVPTNEELEIANACKALAEK